In a single window of the Paenibacillus sp. MMS20-IR301 genome:
- the rimM gene encoding ribosome maturation factor RimM (Essential for efficient processing of 16S rRNA), with protein MTEELTVGRLVNTHGIRGEVKILSHTDFPEVRFAPGKKLLLIPADGSAKFEVTIESAREHKGMYIAKLKGYTNINQIEKYKGSMLKVPSDDLVELPENEYYFHQIVGCEVYTDEDAGSPLGTITEILQPGANDVWVVKPAKGQEILIPVINDVVLNVDIEAKKITVHIMEGLLP; from the coding sequence ATGACCGAAGAGTTAACTGTAGGCAGACTGGTGAATACACACGGAATCCGCGGAGAGGTCAAAATCCTGTCCCATACCGATTTTCCGGAAGTCCGCTTCGCACCGGGGAAGAAGCTGCTGCTGATTCCTGCAGACGGCAGTGCGAAATTTGAAGTAACCATTGAATCGGCCAGAGAGCATAAAGGGATGTATATTGCTAAGCTCAAAGGCTACACCAACATCAATCAGATTGAGAAGTACAAGGGCAGTATGCTTAAGGTGCCAAGTGATGACCTGGTTGAGCTGCCGGAGAACGAATATTATTTCCATCAGATTGTCGGCTGTGAGGTGTACACGGATGAGGATGCCGGAAGTCCGCTCGGTACGATAACAGAGATTCTGCAGCCGGGGGCGAATGATGTATGGGTAGTCAAGCCGGCTAAGGGCCAGGAGATTCTCATTCCGGTTATCAACGATGTAGTGCTCAACGTAGATATTGAAGCGAAGAAAATCACGGTGCACATTATGGAAGGGCTGCTTCCATGA
- the ffh gene encoding signal recognition particle protein, with amino-acid sequence MAFEGLTGRLQNVFSKLRGKGKVSEDDVNEAMREVRLALLEADVNFKVVKDFVSKVKEKSVGKEVMDSFTPGMVIIDIVNKELTELMGGSQAKLAKSNKPPTVIMMTGLQGAGKTTTSGKLAKLLQKGNHRPLLVAADIYRPAAIKQLQVLGEQIKVPVFALGDQVSPVEIARQGVQHAKDNNLDYVLIDTAGRLHIDEELMEELKQIHSVVTPDEVLLVVDAMTGQDAVNVADSFNKQLELTGVVLTKLDGDTRGGAALSVKAVTGCPIKFAALGEKIDALEPFHPERMASRILGMGDMLSLIEKAQANIDTEKAKEMERKMRNAEFTFDDFLEQMDQVKKLGPIDQILDMLPGMNKAKGMKDLKVDDKQMGRVEAIVHSMTKAEKAQPEIINHNRRKRIAAGSGTNVAEVNRLIKQFDEMRKMMKQFSGMMGGGGKGGKKNAMKQLKALGGKGGMKFPPFR; translated from the coding sequence ATGGCATTTGAGGGTTTAACCGGAAGATTGCAGAATGTGTTCAGCAAGCTGCGCGGCAAAGGGAAGGTATCCGAAGATGACGTGAACGAAGCCATGCGTGAAGTACGGCTCGCGCTTCTGGAAGCCGATGTTAACTTCAAGGTCGTCAAGGACTTCGTGTCCAAGGTGAAAGAGAAGTCCGTCGGCAAGGAAGTGATGGACAGCTTCACACCGGGCATGGTTATTATCGACATCGTTAACAAGGAACTGACCGAGCTGATGGGCGGAAGCCAGGCGAAGCTGGCCAAGTCGAACAAGCCGCCGACCGTCATTATGATGACGGGTCTGCAGGGTGCTGGTAAGACTACCACTTCAGGCAAGCTGGCCAAGCTGCTGCAGAAGGGCAATCACCGCCCGCTGCTCGTAGCGGCTGATATCTACCGTCCGGCAGCGATTAAGCAGCTGCAGGTGCTCGGTGAACAGATTAAAGTCCCGGTATTTGCGTTAGGTGATCAGGTCAGTCCGGTAGAGATCGCCAGACAGGGCGTACAGCATGCGAAGGACAATAATCTTGATTATGTCCTTATCGATACCGCAGGCCGCCTGCATATTGATGAAGAGCTGATGGAAGAGCTGAAGCAGATCCATAGCGTCGTAACTCCGGATGAAGTGCTGCTTGTAGTCGACGCCATGACCGGTCAGGATGCCGTGAATGTGGCGGACAGCTTCAACAAACAGCTGGAGCTAACCGGTGTCGTGCTGACGAAGCTCGATGGTGACACCCGTGGCGGTGCCGCGTTATCCGTCAAAGCTGTAACCGGCTGCCCGATCAAATTCGCCGCGCTTGGCGAGAAGATCGATGCGCTGGAGCCGTTCCATCCGGAACGTATGGCTTCGCGGATTCTCGGAATGGGCGACATGCTGTCGCTGATCGAGAAGGCTCAGGCCAATATCGATACTGAGAAAGCGAAGGAAATGGAACGTAAGATGCGCAATGCGGAGTTTACGTTCGATGACTTCCTGGAGCAGATGGATCAGGTCAAGAAGCTTGGCCCGATTGACCAGATTCTTGATATGCTGCCCGGCATGAACAAAGCCAAGGGCATGAAGGATCTGAAGGTTGACGATAAACAGATGGGACGCGTCGAAGCCATTGTTCATTCCATGACTAAGGCCGAGAAAGCCCAGCCTGAGATCATCAACCACAACCGCCGCAAGCGGATTGCGGCCGGCAGCGGTACGAATGTTGCCGAAGTCAACCGGCTCATCAAGCAGTTTGATGAAATGCGCAAGATGATGAAGCAGTTCTCCGGTATGATGGGCGGCGGCGGTAAGGGCGGCAAGAAGAACGCCATGAAGCAGCTCAAAGCCCTTGGCGGCAAAGGCGGAATGAAGTTCCCTCCTTTCCGTTAA
- a CDS encoding KH domain-containing protein produces MEELVGVIAKALVDHPEDVTVRTVEKDHLIVYELSVHPDDVGKVIGKQGRIAKALRTVVTSAAVKSDKRVTVDILS; encoded by the coding sequence ATGGAAGAATTAGTTGGTGTTATTGCTAAGGCTTTAGTGGATCATCCAGAGGATGTGACCGTACGGACCGTGGAGAAGGATCACCTGATTGTCTATGAGCTCTCCGTACATCCTGATGATGTCGGCAAGGTCATCGGCAAGCAGGGGCGGATCGCCAAAGCGCTTCGTACCGTAGTTACATCGGCAGCAGTCAAGAGCGATAAACGCGTTACCGTAGATATTTTATCTTAA
- the rpsP gene encoding 30S ribosomal protein S16, with the protein MAVRIRLKRMGAHKAPFYRVVVSDSRSPRDGRFIEEIGYYNPIEVPAVVKIDEEKALKWLQTGAQASDTVRNLLSKAGVMKKFHELKQQK; encoded by the coding sequence GTGGCAGTACGTATTCGTTTGAAAAGAATGGGTGCACATAAAGCGCCTTTCTACCGTGTAGTGGTTTCCGATTCCCGGTCCCCTCGTGACGGTCGTTTTATCGAGGAAATCGGTTACTATAATCCGATTGAAGTACCGGCAGTCGTTAAGATTGATGAAGAGAAAGCTCTTAAATGGCTTCAAACAGGTGCACAAGCATCTGATACCGTTCGCAACCTGCTTTCCAAAGCTGGTGTGATGAAGAAGTTCCATGAGCTGAAGCAACAGAAATAA
- the trmD gene encoding tRNA (guanosine(37)-N1)-methyltransferase TrmD: protein MRIDVLTLFPEMCEGVFSTSILGKARDKGIVTLNAVNFREFSGNKHNTVDDTPYGGGGGMVLKPDPIFAAVEHVLAQTADTASAGGTAAVKTEEAAEEGGSASPVKPRIILMCPQGQTYTQQIAEELAGEEHLIFICGHYEGYDERIREHLVTDELSVGDYVLTGGELPALTVIDSVVRLQPGALGNETSAVTDSFSTGLLEYPHYTRPAEFRGWKVPDMLLSGHHANIELWRREQALQRTLERRPDLLETADLSAKDKQVLKRLREQGSTDTN, encoded by the coding sequence ATCCGGATTGATGTCCTTACACTTTTCCCGGAAATGTGTGAAGGGGTATTCAGTACGAGCATCCTCGGAAAAGCCCGTGATAAAGGAATTGTTACGCTGAATGCGGTGAATTTCCGTGAGTTCTCGGGAAACAAGCACAACACTGTAGACGACACACCCTATGGGGGCGGCGGCGGGATGGTGCTGAAGCCGGATCCGATCTTCGCAGCGGTTGAGCATGTACTGGCCCAGACCGCTGATACCGCATCTGCGGGCGGGACTGCCGCTGTGAAGACTGAAGAGGCGGCGGAAGAGGGCGGCAGCGCTTCTCCGGTGAAGCCGCGGATTATTCTGATGTGCCCGCAGGGCCAGACGTATACACAGCAAATCGCGGAGGAGCTTGCCGGGGAAGAGCATCTGATCTTCATCTGCGGCCATTATGAAGGCTATGATGAGCGGATCCGCGAGCATCTGGTAACCGATGAGCTGTCGGTTGGCGACTATGTCCTGACCGGCGGGGAGCTGCCTGCGCTGACCGTTATTGATTCGGTAGTCCGGCTGCAGCCGGGAGCGCTCGGGAATGAGACTTCAGCAGTGACCGACTCCTTCAGCACCGGGCTGCTGGAGTACCCGCATTACACCCGTCCGGCAGAATTCCGCGGCTGGAAGGTGCCGGATATGCTCCTCAGCGGACATCACGCCAACATTGAGCTCTGGCGGCGTGAACAGGCGCTGCAGCGGACTCTGGAGCGCAGGCCCGATCTTCTGGAGACGGCTGACCTGTCCGCGAAGGATAAGCAGGTGCTGAAGCGGCTGCGGGAACAGGGGAGTACGGATACGAATTAA